A genomic window from Camelina sativa cultivar DH55 chromosome 2, Cs, whole genome shotgun sequence includes:
- the LOC104717880 gene encoding AT-hook motif nuclear-localized protein 26-like, with protein sequence MDPVQSHGSQSSLPPPFHARDFQLHLQQQQQQHHQQQQQFFLNHHQQPQRNPDQDHEQQGGSILNRSMKMDREETSDNMDNMGNNSGSEGKEMSLHGGEGGSGGGGSGEQMTRRPRGRPAGSKNKPKAPIIITRDSANALRTHVMEIGDGCDIVDCMATFARRRQRGVCVMSGTGNVTNVTIRQPGSPAGSVVSLHGRFEILSLSGSFLPPPAPPAATGLSVYLAGGQGQVVGGSVVGPLLCSGPVVVMAASFSNAAYERLPLEEDEMQTPVQGGNGGGGGGGGGGMGSSPMMGQQQAMAAMAAAQGLPPNLLGSVQLPPPQQNDQQYWSTGRPPY encoded by the coding sequence ATGGATCCAGTTCAATCTCATGGATCACAAAGCTCTCTCCCTCCTCCTTTCCACGCTAGAGACTTCCAATTacatcttcaacaacaacaacaacaacatcatcaacaacaacaacagttctTTCTCAACCATCATCAGCAGCCGCAAAGAAACCCTGATCAAGATCACGAGCAGCAAGGAGGGTCAATATTGAATCGATCTATGAAGATGGATCGCGAAGAGACAAGCGATAACATGGACAACATGGGTAACAACAGTGGTAGCGAAGGTAAAGAGATGAGTTTAcatggaggagaaggaggaagcGGCGGTGGAGGAAGCGGAGAACAGATGACAAGAAGGCCAAGAGGAAGACCAGCAGGATCCAAGAACAAACCTAAAGCTCCAATAATCATAACAAGAGACAGCGCAAACGCTCTTCGAACTCATGTTATGGAGATCGGAGACGGATGTGACATAGTTGACTGTATGGCTACGTTCGCTAGACGCCGCCAAAGAGGCGTTTGCGTTATGAGCGGCACAGGGAACGTTACTAACGTCACTATACGTCAGCCCGGATCACCAGCTGGCTCGGTGGTTAGCCTCCACGGCCGGTTTGAAATCCTTTCTCTTTCCGGATCTTTCTTACCGCCACCTGCGCCTCCTGCAGCCACTGGATTAAGTGTTTACCTAGCTGGAGGACAAGGGCAGGTGGTCGGAGGCAGTGTAGTAGGACCTTTGTTGTGTTCGGGTCCTGTGGTGGTTATGGCGGCCTCTTTTAGCAATGCGGCGTACGAGAGACTGCCTTTGGAAGAGGATGAGATGCAAACTCCTGTTCAGGGAGgaaatggaggaggaggaggaggaggcggtggtggaATGGGGTCTTCACCAATGATGGGGCAGCAACAAGCTATGGCAGCTATGGCGGCTGCTCAAGGACTACCACCAAATCTTCTTGGTTCGGTTCAGTTGCCGCCGCCACAGCAAAATGATCAGCAGTATTGGTCTACGGGTCGGCCACCGTATTGA